One window from the genome of Nicotiana tomentosiformis chromosome 5, ASM39032v3, whole genome shotgun sequence encodes:
- the LOC104117950 gene encoding small ribosomal subunit protein uS4y has product MVHVAFYRNYGKTFKKPRRPYEKERLDAELKLVGEYGLRCKRELWRVQYALSRIRNAARMLLTLDEKDPRRIFEGEALMRRMNRYGLLDESQNKLDYVLSLTVENFLERRLQTLVFKTGMAKSIHHARVLIRQRHIRVGRQVVNVPSFMVRLDSQKHIDFSLTSPFGGGRPGRVKRKNQKSAAKKASGGDGDEDDEE; this is encoded by the exons ATGGGAAGACCTTTAAGAAGCCTCGTCGTCCCTATGAAAAGGAGCGATTGGATGCAGAGTTGAAGCTCGTAGGAGAATATGGATTGAGGTGCAAGAGGGAGCTTTGGAGAGTTCAGTATGCTTTGAGCCGTATCAGGAATGCTGCAAGAATGCTTCTGACATTAGACGAGAAGGACCCACGTCGTATTTTTGAAGGCGAAGCACTCATGAGGAGGATGAACAGATATGGGTTATTGGATGAGAGCCAGAACAAGCTCGATTATGTCTTGTCTCTCACTGTGGAGAACTTTCTTGAGCGTCGTCTCCAAACCCTCGTCTTCAAGACTGGCATGGCTAAGTCTATCCATCATGCAAGAGTGCTAATTAGGCAAAGGCATATCAG GGTTGGAAGGCAGGTGGTGAATGTTCCGTCCTTTATGGTGAGACTGGACTCCCAGAAGCACATTGACTTCTCTCTCACTAGTCCTTTCGGTGGTGGGCGTCCTGGAAGAGTAAAGAGAAAGAACCAAAAATCTGCTGCAAAGAAGGCTTCTGGTGGAGATGGAGATGAGGATGATGAAGAATGA
- the LOC104117951 gene encoding CASP-like protein 2B1: MSYLGIGVSPGNVPVYHGNNSKVIDRRVRVTELVLRCVICGLAILGAVLIGTDSQVKVIFSIEKIAKFTDMKALVFLVIANGLAAAYSLVQVLRCILSMIRGSVLFNKPLAWAIFSGDQLMAYLTLAALAAAAQSAVFAKLGQTELQWMKICNMYGKFCNQVGEGIASSLIVSLSMIVLSGISAFSLFRLYGNNSKGKGNAI, from the exons ATGAGTTATTTGGGCATTGGAGTAAGTCCTGGAAATGTTCCAGTTTATCATGGGAACAATTCGAAAGTGATTGATAGGAGAGTAAGGGTTACAGAGTTGGTGTTAAGGTGTGTGATTTGTGGTTTAGCAATTCTTGGTGCTGTTCTCATTGGTACTGATAGCCAAGTTAAAGTGATTTTCTCAATTGAGAAAATAGCCAAATTCACAGATATGAAAGCTCTTGT gtTTTTAGTGATAGCCAATGGGTTAGCTGCTGCCTACTCACTGGTGCAAGTTCTAAGGTGCATTTTAAGTATGATTAGAGGAAGTGTTCTCTTTAATAAACCATTGGCTTGGGCTATTTTTTCTGGTGATCAG TTGATGGCCTACTTGACACTAGCCGCGTTGGCCGCGGCCGCACAGTCGGCCGTGTTTGCCAAGTTAGGGCAAACAGAGTTACAATGGATGAAGATTTGCAATATGTATGGCAAATTCTGTAACCAAGTTGGAGAAGGCATTGCAAGTTCTCTAATTGTGAGCCTTAGTATGATAGTACTCTCTGGCATTTCAGCTTTTAGTCTCTTCCGTTTGTATGGAAATAATAGTAAAGGAAAGGGCAATGCAATATGA